Proteins from one Mucilaginibacter jinjuensis genomic window:
- a CDS encoding amidohydrolase family protein, with the protein MKKILLFCFALLVVQLTRAQETFPVNGAWDVRPGQYAFTNATIVVNGEQTLTNATLLVKDRVIEAVGAGIAVPKGYVTVDLKGKYIYPGLVDAYSSYGMPEAPRQTAAFNFGGPRVSVPVSTKPGAFGWNEAIRPDVNAKTIFHVNATAAEELKRNGFAAVNALIRDGIARGTSAVVALSDERDNLVFINDQATANYSFSKGTAATNYPSSLMGTIALIRQTYLDAAWYKTQKTEYNISLNEFNRTQALPQVFEVTDMQSVLRADKIAKEFGKQYIIKSDGKEYQNIAAIKATGSSFIIPLTFAQPFDVEDPLDARSISYEQLKDWELAPTNPAALEKAGIKFAITSYGLTSSKDFWTNLRTAITNGLTEKQALVALTETPAEMLGVSDKVGTLAKGKQANFIITSDNLFKADNVIYETWSEGRQFVVSKMDVTDLRGTYAFKSDVSNGSLAISGTPGTYTVAFGPDSTRTPGTITRTGDLVGIYFNSRQPNGTVRLSGYIASVSPITLSGTGTAPDGTEFKWTAAYTGPAPAAPAGGGFARGGQGGGQQGGPRQPATPSPVGPVVYPFAAYGYVEVPKAEATLFKNATVWTNEKDGILKNTDVLIEGGKIKAIGKNLPAGTAKVIDATGKHLAPGIIDEHSHIAATGGINEGTQAVTSEVRIGDVLDATDVNLYRQLAGGVTISHILHGSANPIGGQTYIIKHRWGVTPEQMKFEGAPQFIKFALGENVKQSNSQQQFGNPNVRFPQTRMGVEQVYVDAFTRAKEYKAARAVKGNNVRRDLELEALAEILDDTRHITCHSYVQSEINMLMHVADSLGFKINTFTHILEGYKVADKMKARGIAASTFSDWWAYKMEVQDAIPYNANIMNSEGLTVAINSDDAEMARRLNQEAGKSVTYGKMSEEEALKLVTLNPAKMLHIDGRVGSIKAGKDADLVLWSADPLSIYAVAEKTYVDGVPYWDYEKDAARQKEMKAEEGRIIQKMLQAKNAGSATQRAGAPRRRQLYTCDDIEDAAYVVADSYNNMVQDQTATQQSAQNKK; encoded by the coding sequence ATGAAAAAAATTTTACTTTTCTGTTTTGCTCTTTTGGTCGTTCAACTCACCCGCGCGCAAGAAACCTTTCCGGTTAATGGTGCATGGGATGTTAGGCCGGGGCAATACGCTTTTACCAATGCCACTATTGTGGTTAATGGAGAGCAAACATTAACCAACGCTACCTTGCTGGTAAAAGACAGGGTGATTGAGGCCGTTGGTGCAGGTATAGCCGTACCTAAAGGCTACGTAACAGTAGATTTGAAAGGCAAATACATTTATCCCGGTCTGGTTGATGCTTACAGCAGCTACGGTATGCCCGAAGCCCCCCGCCAAACTGCTGCCTTTAACTTTGGCGGCCCGCGTGTATCGGTTCCGGTATCTACCAAACCAGGCGCTTTCGGCTGGAACGAAGCCATCCGCCCGGATGTAAACGCTAAAACTATTTTCCACGTTAACGCTACAGCTGCCGAAGAATTAAAACGTAATGGTTTTGCTGCGGTTAACGCATTAATTCGCGATGGTATTGCCCGTGGTACATCGGCTGTTGTTGCACTGAGCGACGAGCGCGACAACCTCGTTTTTATTAACGATCAGGCAACAGCTAACTACTCTTTCAGCAAGGGTACTGCTGCTACCAACTACCCATCATCACTAATGGGTACTATTGCTTTAATCCGCCAAACTTACCTGGATGCTGCATGGTACAAAACTCAAAAAACAGAGTATAACATCTCTTTAAATGAGTTTAACCGTACACAGGCATTACCTCAGGTTTTTGAGGTAACAGATATGCAGAGTGTTTTGCGTGCCGATAAAATTGCTAAAGAATTCGGTAAACAATACATCATTAAATCTGATGGTAAAGAATACCAGAACATTGCTGCTATAAAAGCAACAGGCAGCAGCTTTATTATCCCGCTTACTTTTGCCCAGCCTTTTGATGTGGAAGATCCATTGGATGCCCGCAGCATTTCTTACGAGCAATTGAAAGACTGGGAGCTGGCCCCAACCAACCCGGCAGCTCTGGAAAAAGCAGGCATTAAATTCGCTATTACTTCTTACGGCTTAACCAGCTCTAAAGATTTCTGGACTAACCTGCGTACTGCAATCACCAACGGTTTAACCGAGAAACAAGCTTTAGTTGCTTTAACCGAAACCCCTGCCGAAATGCTGGGTGTATCTGATAAAGTGGGTACGCTTGCAAAAGGCAAACAGGCTAACTTCATTATTACTTCTGATAACCTGTTTAAGGCAGATAACGTAATTTACGAAACATGGTCTGAAGGCCGCCAGTTTGTAGTAAGCAAAATGGATGTGACAGATCTGCGTGGTACTTATGCTTTCAAAAGCGATGTATCAAACGGCAGCCTGGCTATCAGCGGTACCCCTGGTACTTATACTGTAGCTTTTGGTCCGGATAGCACACGTACCCCAGGTACAATTACCCGTACAGGTGATCTGGTAGGTATCTACTTTAACTCTCGCCAGCCTAACGGTACTGTTCGCTTAAGCGGATATATCGCTTCTGTATCGCCTATTACTTTAAGCGGTACAGGTACAGCACCAGATGGCACAGAATTTAAATGGACTGCTGCTTACACAGGCCCGGCTCCGGCTGCACCTGCCGGTGGTGGTTTTGCTCGTGGTGGACAAGGTGGCGGTCAGCAAGGCGGCCCTCGTCAGCCTGCAACACCTTCGCCAGTTGGCCCGGTTGTTTATCCTTTTGCTGCTTACGGTTATGTTGAAGTACCTAAAGCAGAAGCAACCTTATTTAAAAACGCTACCGTTTGGACTAACGAGAAAGACGGTATCCTTAAAAATACCGACGTATTAATTGAAGGTGGTAAAATTAAAGCGATTGGTAAAAACCTGCCAGCGGGTACAGCTAAAGTTATTGATGCTACCGGCAAGCACTTAGCGCCAGGTATTATTGATGAGCACTCGCACATTGCAGCAACCGGTGGTATTAACGAAGGTACACAAGCTGTAACTTCAGAAGTACGTATCGGCGACGTGTTAGATGCTACCGATGTTAACTTATACCGTCAGTTGGCTGGTGGTGTTACTATCTCACACATCCTGCATGGTTCGGCTAACCCAATTGGTGGCCAAACCTATATCATCAAACACCGCTGGGGCGTTACGCCAGAGCAAATGAAGTTTGAAGGCGCTCCGCAGTTCATCAAATTTGCATTGGGCGAAAACGTAAAACAAAGTAACTCTCAGCAGCAATTCGGTAACCCTAACGTGCGTTTCCCGCAAACCCGTATGGGCGTTGAGCAGGTTTATGTTGATGCCTTTACCCGTGCTAAAGAATACAAAGCTGCACGCGCTGTAAAAGGGAACAACGTTCGCCGCGATTTAGAATTAGAGGCTTTGGCTGAAATTCTGGACGATACCCGCCACATTACCTGCCACTCTTACGTACAATCAGAAATTAACATGCTGATGCACGTGGCAGATAGCCTGGGCTTCAAGATCAACACTTTTACCCACATTCTGGAGGGTTACAAAGTTGCCGACAAGATGAAAGCTCGCGGTATTGCTGCTTCTACCTTCTCTGACTGGTGGGCTTACAAAATGGAGGTACAAGATGCTATCCCTTACAATGCCAACATCATGAATTCTGAAGGTTTAACAGTTGCCATCAACTCTGATGATGCTGAAATGGCCCGCCGCTTAAACCAGGAAGCCGGTAAATCGGTAACTTATGGTAAAATGAGTGAAGAAGAAGCATTGAAACTGGTTACCCTTAACCCTGCTAAAATGCTGCACATTGATGGCCGTGTAGGCAGTATCAAAGCCGGTAAAGATGCCGATTTAGTATTATGGTCAGCAGATCCGCTTTCAATTTACGCAGTAGCCGAAAAAACTTATGTTGACGGTGTGCCTTACTGGGATTACGAAAAAGATGCAGCCCGCCAAAAAGAAATGAAGGCAGAAGAAGGCCGCATTATCCAAAAAATGCTGCAGGCTAAAAATGCAGGTTCTGCAACACAACGTGCAGGTGCTCCACGCCGTCGCCAGTTATATACTTGCGATGATATTGAGGATGCAGCTTACGTAGTTGCCGATTCGTACAACAACATGGTACAAGATCAAACTGCAACCCAGCAATCAGCTCAAAATAAAAAGTAA